A window from Leptospira wolffii serovar Khorat str. Khorat-H2 encodes these proteins:
- a CDS encoding zinc-binding dehydrogenase: MRNNLPKKMKAVRQIGPLPETSISDPKEIRKVLQFTEMDLPKPGPGQVLIKVNRGSMNPNDLFHIRGVYSATLNFPYPRGVGFEGAGTVVANGGGFPGALRMGKKVAFYTKNGLFAEYVLAEALKLIVLPKDVGFQEAASSVANPVTGVGMARWAKASGSKYFFITAAAGAVARMTMRVAHTYGLKSIAIVRREEQAQVCREEGASYVLNQSDPDFEKKLTDLCKEVHCTYGFDCIGGDMPITLIRCMPQGSTLCMYGYFNAGPVMFQPQKLFNGWKVQFFEAEYFVNSLSLPKRFILSREIINNVNGLFRPKIQKQFHLEEAPEAYAYYSQHMTDGKIQILCE, encoded by the coding sequence ATGAGAAATAATCTTCCTAAAAAAATGAAGGCGGTCCGCCAAATCGGTCCCTTGCCCGAAACCTCGATTTCTGATCCGAAGGAAATACGAAAAGTTCTCCAATTTACCGAAATGGATCTTCCTAAACCGGGACCAGGCCAAGTGCTGATCAAAGTCAACCGAGGATCCATGAACCCGAACGATCTCTTTCATATCCGGGGAGTATATAGTGCTACTTTAAATTTTCCTTATCCTCGCGGCGTGGGATTCGAAGGAGCCGGAACGGTTGTAGCTAACGGTGGAGGCTTCCCAGGCGCCCTGCGAATGGGAAAGAAAGTGGCCTTTTATACGAAGAACGGACTTTTTGCCGAGTATGTCCTGGCAGAAGCGTTGAAATTAATCGTACTGCCTAAGGATGTAGGATTCCAAGAAGCAGCGTCCTCGGTGGCAAACCCGGTAACCGGTGTCGGGATGGCGAGATGGGCCAAAGCTTCCGGCTCCAAGTATTTCTTTATCACTGCCGCGGCAGGCGCCGTGGCGAGAATGACTATGCGGGTAGCCCATACCTACGGGTTGAAGAGCATCGCAATCGTTCGTAGGGAAGAACAGGCCCAGGTTTGTAGGGAAGAAGGAGCCTCCTACGTCTTGAACCAATCCGATCCGGATTTCGAAAAGAAGCTCACGGATCTGTGCAAGGAAGTCCACTGCACTTACGGCTTTGACTGCATAGGAGGAGATATGCCCATCACCTTAATCCGTTGCATGCCCCAGGGCTCCACCCTATGCATGTATGGTTATTTCAATGCTGGGCCTGTGATGTTCCAACCGCAAAAATTATTCAACGGCTGGAAAGTCCAGTTCTTTGAAGCGGAATACTTTGTGAACTCGCTTTCCCTTCCTAAAAGATTCATATTGTCCAGGGAAATAATCAATAATGTGAATGGACTCTTTCGTCCCAAAATCCAAAAACAATTCCATTTGGAGGAAGCACCGGAAGCGTATGCTTATTATAGCCAGCACATGACGGACGGCAAGATCCAGATCCTCTGCGAATGA
- a CDS encoding SDR family oxidoreductase, giving the protein MNSFYKDKVIWITGASSGIGEALVKELSGTGAKIVLSARREEELERVKRESRLTDSDSLCLPLDLSDSESLNRFPDLVFGKFGRVDILINNGGVSQRSLAHETDLDTYRRIMDVNFFGTVALTLAVLPHFRKRGAGHIVSVSSVAGKFGVPYRTGYSSAKAALTGFFEALRAENSSQGIHVTLVYPGFVRTKISENALNGQGKSFGLPNLKTKATISAEECAGRILKAIQNERLEVQIAGPKESFAVAFHKYFPTLFSKFLSKANVI; this is encoded by the coding sequence ATGAATTCATTTTATAAAGATAAAGTAATATGGATTACCGGTGCTTCTTCGGGAATAGGAGAAGCCCTCGTAAAGGAACTTTCCGGAACGGGAGCAAAAATCGTATTATCCGCAAGAAGAGAAGAAGAATTGGAAAGAGTGAAAAGGGAAAGCAGATTGACCGACTCCGATTCTCTTTGTCTGCCTTTGGACCTATCGGATTCCGAAAGTTTAAATCGGTTTCCGGATCTAGTATTCGGAAAATTCGGACGAGTCGATATCCTGATCAATAACGGAGGAGTCAGCCAAAGATCCTTGGCTCACGAGACCGATTTGGATACCTACCGAAGGATTATGGACGTGAATTTTTTCGGCACCGTTGCTCTGACCCTAGCCGTACTGCCACATTTCCGGAAGAGAGGAGCCGGTCATATCGTATCCGTTTCCAGCGTAGCGGGTAAATTCGGTGTGCCCTACCGAACCGGATATTCCTCTGCCAAGGCTGCGCTGACGGGCTTCTTCGAAGCGCTTCGGGCCGAGAACTCATCGCAAGGAATTCATGTCACTCTCGTATATCCCGGATTCGTTCGGACCAAAATCTCCGAAAACGCGTTGAATGGACAAGGCAAATCGTTCGGACTTCCGAACTTGAAAACAAAGGCGACGATCAGTGCGGAAGAATGCGCCGGAAGAATCTTAAAAGCGATACAAAACGAGAGATTGGAAGTCCAGATCGCGGGACCGAAAGAATCTTTCGCGGTCGCTTTTCATAAATACTTCCCGACCCTATTCTCGAAATTTCTCTCTAAAGCGAATGTGATTTGA
- a CDS encoding efflux RND transporter periplasmic adaptor subunit → MITALPKKKVITFSSISIGALFLCYIFYQQIHSAEKFRNDALEASIPNVSVVNPEPPNPLETITLPGNIRAWYEAVLYAQVSGYVKMWYKDYGAEVKEGDVLARIKVPALDAEFAQAQADLDSQKAKYKLAAVTADRYLALRNSHAVSEQSISVAVADKNSEEAKMKSAEKNVDKYKARVNFKTIVAPFNGVVIQRNINVGDFVSQEGNVDDTKTPSNLFTVADIHKMRLFVSVPGTFAYLLKPGLNAELTVQQFPNRKFVANFLTISKGFDLNMRTVIAEFTIDNKDRALWPGSFAQVTLTAPVKKDLLTIPSSSLVFNENGTQVATVTENNRIHFKPITVNKIIDSVIEVGEGVTVSDRIVNNPSASLLEGDEVKIVEPRTGYADINVTKTQSRKQSPVASK, encoded by the coding sequence ATGATTACAGCTCTACCTAAAAAGAAAGTGATCACCTTCTCCTCCATTTCGATCGGAGCCTTGTTTCTCTGTTATATATTTTACCAGCAGATACATAGCGCCGAAAAATTCCGTAACGACGCATTGGAAGCCTCCATTCCGAACGTCTCCGTCGTGAATCCGGAACCGCCGAATCCTCTGGAAACGATCACGCTTCCGGGCAATATTCGTGCCTGGTACGAAGCGGTACTATACGCACAGGTTTCGGGTTACGTCAAAATGTGGTACAAAGACTACGGAGCCGAAGTGAAAGAAGGAGATGTTCTGGCAAGAATCAAAGTCCCCGCGCTGGACGCGGAGTTCGCACAAGCGCAAGCGGATCTGGATTCCCAAAAAGCGAAATATAAACTCGCTGCGGTCACCGCCGATCGCTATCTGGCGTTACGGAATTCCCACGCGGTCTCCGAACAATCCATCTCGGTCGCCGTAGCGGATAAGAATTCGGAAGAAGCTAAAATGAAATCCGCAGAGAAGAATGTGGATAAATACAAGGCAAGAGTCAATTTTAAAACGATCGTAGCCCCGTTCAACGGAGTGGTCATACAAAGGAATATCAACGTAGGAGACTTCGTGAGCCAGGAAGGAAATGTGGACGACACTAAAACCCCTTCCAACCTTTTTACGGTAGCCGACATCCATAAGATGCGATTATTCGTATCCGTTCCCGGTACCTTCGCGTATCTCCTCAAACCGGGCCTGAATGCGGAACTCACGGTGCAGCAATTTCCGAATCGGAAATTCGTCGCGAACTTTCTTACGATTTCCAAAGGTTTCGATTTGAATATGAGGACGGTGATCGCCGAATTCACGATCGACAATAAGGACAGAGCGCTTTGGCCCGGATCCTTCGCACAGGTAACTCTTACGGCTCCCGTAAAAAAGGATTTATTAACGATACCTTCCAGCTCTCTAGTATTTAACGAAAACGGAACGCAAGTAGCGACCGTGACGGAAAACAATCGGATCCATTTCAAACCTATAACGGTGAATAAGATCATAGATTCCGTTATAGAAGTGGGCGAAGGCGTTACGGTAAGCGACCGAATCGTGAACAATCCTTCCGCTTCCTTATTGGAAGGCGACGAAGTGAAAATCGTAGAGCCGCGAACCGGTTATGCGGACATAAATGTTACGAAGACACAGTCCCGGAAGCAAAGCCCGGTCGCTTCCAAATAA
- a CDS encoding MFS transporter: MLRENSTNIKKILIVIGAAIGLGGGFSSLYFTTLSIFLKPLAEEFQWGRAQTSAATISSMVGVTLGAVFVGRLIDRIGSARVIAISVFIFSSLLFALSRMQGSFLEMTALSFGIGFFGVGTSALGYLAVLASWFEKRLGLALGAGMVGLALGAVAYPILSQNLISNLGWRDAYRTLSIIAVGQGFLAWSFLFLLVKQKSSAAKSLSDGKEKEGQSLLEVLKLGRYWALFAIIFIVACSGLGAAIHMSAVITDRGVLPELSARIVALAGVGLVLGRLVSGALMDLFPATKVASISFLLGGFGIGLIGIYPDAWLPVLGAGAFLGGFAIGAEGDFIPFIIRKYFGMKSFGAVYGTLYGANCLGGVIGPIAFGYCFDSLGSYKLALVVAALACSTAGFLVLYLGPYRYEEDESKVEEYSSELA; this comes from the coding sequence ATGCTAAGAGAAAATTCAACCAATATCAAAAAAATCCTGATCGTCATCGGTGCGGCAATCGGCCTTGGAGGAGGGTTTAGCTCCCTATACTTTACGACATTATCTATCTTTCTGAAGCCGCTCGCAGAAGAATTCCAATGGGGGAGGGCTCAGACTTCCGCTGCAACAATATCTTCCATGGTCGGCGTGACCTTGGGAGCGGTGTTTGTGGGAAGGCTCATTGATAGAATCGGATCGGCTCGAGTGATCGCTATTTCCGTATTCATATTCTCTTCCCTGCTCTTTGCGCTTTCTCGGATGCAGGGAAGTTTTTTGGAAATGACCGCTCTCAGTTTTGGAATCGGTTTTTTCGGAGTAGGAACGAGTGCCCTCGGGTATCTCGCCGTGCTCGCTAGCTGGTTTGAAAAACGCTTAGGACTGGCATTGGGTGCGGGGATGGTCGGCTTGGCACTCGGGGCAGTAGCGTATCCGATTCTTTCCCAAAATTTGATTTCTAATCTCGGCTGGAGAGATGCGTACCGGACACTTTCCATCATTGCGGTAGGCCAAGGATTCTTGGCCTGGTCGTTCTTATTCCTACTCGTAAAGCAAAAATCCTCCGCCGCCAAATCCCTATCCGACGGGAAAGAGAAGGAAGGCCAATCCTTACTGGAGGTCTTGAAACTAGGAAGGTATTGGGCTTTGTTCGCGATTATTTTTATCGTTGCATGCTCCGGTTTGGGTGCGGCGATTCATATGTCTGCGGTAATTACGGACAGAGGAGTCCTACCCGAACTTTCCGCGCGAATCGTCGCCTTAGCGGGAGTCGGCTTGGTTTTAGGGAGGCTTGTTTCCGGTGCATTGATGGACCTTTTTCCGGCGACTAAAGTTGCATCGATCTCCTTTCTTTTAGGAGGTTTCGGAATCGGCTTAATCGGAATCTATCCCGACGCTTGGCTACCCGTACTCGGTGCAGGTGCATTTTTAGGTGGTTTCGCCATCGGAGCAGAAGGGGATTTCATTCCCTTTATCATTCGGAAATATTTTGGAATGAAATCTTTCGGAGCCGTTTACGGAACTCTATATGGAGCGAATTGTTTAGGAGGAGTCATCGGGCCGATCGCATTCGGATATTGTTTCGATTCACTCGGAAGTTACAAACTCGCGCTCGTGGTTGCGGCGCTCGCCTGTTCCACCGCGGGATTCTTGGTTTTATACCTTGGCCCCTATCGGTACGAAGAAGACGAAAGTAAAGTCGAAGAGTATTCCTCCGAATTGGCTTGA
- a CDS encoding fumarylacetoacetate hydrolase family protein, with the protein MAKNYIRFQTKGKIDWGFYKDGFVTPLGLGDTSTKDFLGSLSSKSNPEKGRKLTFEEITVFSPITAPCQVFCQGANYRQHLIESGLDPDDKTYNMFFTKSDASLTSPIGEVIRPKHVKLLDYEIELGLVFGKRIDSGSNITLENASEYVAAFFMANDISARDVQLPQSQWFKGKSYRTFLPSGPVLAVLEPGDFKLLENLELTLLVNDEIRQHDTASNLVYKPAETIVELSRFSDMNPGDVLLTGTPSGCALRAPGKLIQKIGGLLSEKKKWELFVKGQSKRTEYLQPKDKIRSSIRTADRRIDLGDQILNVVQES; encoded by the coding sequence ATGGCTAAGAATTATATCCGATTTCAAACAAAGGGTAAAATCGATTGGGGTTTTTATAAGGACGGTTTCGTGACTCCTTTAGGACTCGGAGACACAAGCACAAAGGATTTCTTGGGATCCCTCTCGTCGAAATCGAATCCGGAGAAAGGAAGGAAGCTTACCTTCGAAGAGATCACCGTATTTTCTCCGATCACGGCACCTTGCCAAGTCTTCTGCCAGGGTGCGAACTATAGACAACATCTGATCGAGTCCGGATTGGATCCCGACGACAAGACGTATAATATGTTTTTTACGAAATCGGACGCCTCTCTTACCTCTCCGATCGGAGAAGTGATCCGCCCCAAGCACGTAAAACTACTGGATTACGAAATCGAATTGGGTCTAGTATTCGGCAAACGGATCGATTCCGGTTCGAATATAACTCTCGAAAATGCATCCGAGTACGTGGCTGCTTTCTTTATGGCCAACGATATTTCCGCGAGAGACGTGCAACTTCCCCAATCGCAATGGTTCAAAGGAAAATCGTATAGAACGTTTTTGCCCTCGGGTCCGGTACTTGCCGTTCTAGAACCGGGAGATTTCAAGCTCTTGGAAAATCTGGAACTCACATTGCTCGTAAACGACGAAATCAGACAGCACGATACAGCTTCCAATCTGGTATATAAGCCCGCGGAAACCATCGTGGAACTCTCACGATTCTCAGACATGAATCCGGGAGACGTTTTACTGACCGGAACTCCTTCCGGTTGCGCCTTGCGGGCCCCCGGGAAACTGATCCAAAAGATCGGCGGACTTTTATCGGAAAAAAAGAAATGGGAACTCTTCGTAAAGGGGCAATCCAAGCGGACGGAATATCTCCAACCGAAGGATAAGATTCGGTCTTCTATCCGAACCGCCGACCGAAGGATCGACTTAGGCGACCAAATCCTAAACGTAGTCCAAGAATCCTGA
- a CDS encoding VOC family protein has product MLHSKTFQEISGLQNPVRLPMKKTLLILCVFIFSLTLWWLLGPGPQDYTKTPDADISFETVLFRSSDPKRLSDFYKNTFLAKETETIPEWILGKTDSSPITLRTPGYLGEGPYLTILKAEKPALESSANDLGYAHICFETDNVPGLIHSIRKNGGKIDSNFEDLEKVPAIYGKDPDGNVFEIHIPFPTPLSPSTIFRSLNSFVRTRFKFAPPETDRIRFLHVNINSKDWSKALSFYGRILEASPTGFERDYQGDFIENLTGLKGIRVQGRHLPLPGYSEGGPTFEIFTYNRFSKRGPLQFSDTGRVAVGFRVSDVNALTRKILQEGGTLVKEKEGDTAILQDPEGNLFLLAPKKSKTGNRSNEK; this is encoded by the coding sequence ATGCTACACTCTAAAACGTTCCAAGAGATCTCGGGACTCCAAAATCCAGTTCGGTTGCCTATGAAGAAGACTCTACTTATTCTTTGCGTATTTATCTTTTCCCTGACCCTTTGGTGGCTCCTTGGCCCCGGTCCCCAGGACTATACCAAGACTCCCGATGCGGATATTTCCTTCGAGACTGTACTCTTTCGGAGTTCCGATCCGAAGCGACTTTCCGATTTCTACAAGAACACTTTCCTGGCAAAGGAGACGGAAACGATCCCGGAATGGATCCTCGGAAAGACCGACTCTTCTCCTATCACTCTCAGAACTCCGGGCTATCTGGGAGAAGGGCCGTATCTCACCATTCTAAAGGCGGAGAAACCGGCGCTCGAATCTTCCGCGAATGATCTGGGATACGCCCATATCTGTTTTGAAACGGACAATGTTCCGGGACTGATCCACTCTATTCGAAAGAATGGAGGAAAGATCGATAGCAATTTCGAAGATTTGGAGAAAGTGCCGGCAATCTACGGCAAGGATCCGGATGGAAACGTATTCGAGATTCATATCCCGTTTCCTACGCCTCTCAGCCCAAGCACCATTTTTCGCAGCCTAAACTCTTTCGTGAGAACTCGATTCAAATTCGCTCCGCCCGAAACGGATCGGATCCGATTCCTGCACGTGAACATCAATTCCAAGGATTGGAGCAAGGCTCTCTCCTTTTACGGCAGGATATTGGAAGCGTCCCCCACAGGCTTTGAAAGGGATTATCAGGGGGACTTTATAGAAAATCTAACGGGACTCAAAGGAATCCGGGTCCAGGGTCGTCATCTTCCTCTCCCCGGATACAGCGAAGGAGGTCCCACTTTCGAGATCTTCACCTACAACCGTTTCAGCAAGAGAGGTCCATTGCAATTCTCCGATACGGGAAGGGTCGCTGTGGGATTCCGAGTTTCCGATGTAAATGCTCTAACAAGAAAAATACTCCAAGAAGGAGGGACTTTGGTGAAAGAGAAAGAAGGAGATACCGCAATACTCCAGGATCCGGAAGGAAATCTTTTCCTTTTGGCCCCGAAAAAATCAAAAACAGGAAATAGATCGAATGAGAAATAA
- a CDS encoding efflux transporter outer membrane subunit, which produces MEPRNIILNLRRYVGGTTFAILLSSCISGPAIDLAPIYKNPEFIVPDTWSGSGPFVKARPSEGEEIPSDWWKLFQDPVLNSLEELAVEANPDLQAAAERFVQARDEMLKVRSQLIPHLGIGAGGSNNKQSENRLFRGAGEATYEGTASLGSIASWEPDFWSSIRNATRAQIYNAQSVAADFALARLSLQSEIATDYFLFRGLNAQDSTYRQSIEYYEQSLALVNERYRAGLAPELDVQRAKYLLSSTEAKRLEIRAKMRVTENAIAILVNRAPSTFSIPIVDDVHVVSFKIPATLPSTLLERRPDIASMERKMAMANRNIGIARAAFFPNISFQAGGGFEGGVNLTQLSNSFWSYGSTVSLPIFQGGYRRAQLQKAWSSYRETEDLYRSTVLNAFREVENGLTETTLISEESERQNAAVDAALQVQNMTMQLYQGGLGNSLELIYAQVNTLTARIDSILIKTELNQASVRLIRALGGGWKYDQLPADDQIQPFSIFDAKGSKKPDPAGGIDVKTENNNKEDKNLIAPSLKK; this is translated from the coding sequence ATGGAACCAAGAAACATCATCCTCAATCTACGAAGATACGTCGGTGGCACCACGTTCGCGATTCTACTCTCTTCCTGTATCAGCGGACCGGCAATCGATCTTGCTCCGATTTATAAGAATCCCGAGTTCATCGTTCCCGATACATGGAGCGGATCCGGCCCCTTCGTCAAGGCCCGTCCTTCCGAAGGAGAGGAAATACCGTCCGATTGGTGGAAGCTATTCCAGGATCCGGTATTGAACAGTTTGGAAGAATTGGCCGTAGAGGCGAATCCGGATCTGCAAGCCGCAGCGGAACGTTTCGTGCAAGCTCGCGACGAGATGCTTAAGGTTCGATCCCAATTGATCCCCCATTTAGGAATCGGAGCAGGCGGATCGAATAATAAACAGTCCGAAAACCGACTTTTCCGAGGAGCGGGAGAGGCCACTTATGAAGGCACTGCGTCCTTGGGTAGCATCGCATCCTGGGAGCCGGATTTTTGGTCTTCCATTCGTAACGCGACCAGAGCCCAGATATATAACGCGCAGTCCGTCGCCGCCGATTTCGCTTTAGCCCGCCTAAGTCTACAATCCGAGATCGCCACGGACTATTTTCTATTCCGAGGATTGAATGCGCAAGATAGCACCTATCGTCAGTCCATCGAATACTACGAACAATCTTTGGCTCTAGTGAACGAGAGATACCGGGCCGGATTAGCTCCGGAGCTGGATGTGCAAAGGGCCAAATACCTTCTTTCCAGCACGGAGGCGAAACGCTTGGAGATACGAGCCAAGATGAGAGTAACGGAGAATGCGATCGCGATTCTTGTCAACAGGGCTCCCTCCACTTTCAGCATACCTATAGTGGATGACGTGCATGTAGTATCTTTCAAGATTCCCGCAACTCTACCTTCTACCCTTTTAGAGCGCAGGCCCGATATCGCTTCCATGGAACGAAAAATGGCTATGGCAAACCGAAATATCGGAATCGCTCGGGCGGCATTCTTTCCGAACATATCCTTTCAGGCAGGCGGAGGATTCGAAGGCGGAGTGAATCTTACCCAATTATCCAATAGTTTCTGGTCCTACGGCTCTACCGTATCCCTGCCGATTTTTCAAGGCGGATACCGCCGTGCACAATTGCAAAAGGCATGGTCTTCCTACCGAGAAACGGAAGACCTATATCGCTCCACAGTATTGAACGCATTTAGAGAAGTAGAAAACGGTCTTACAGAAACCACTTTGATATCGGAGGAATCGGAACGACAAAATGCAGCAGTGGATGCAGCCCTCCAAGTCCAGAATATGACCATGCAGCTTTACCAAGGAGGACTAGGTAATAGTTTGGAATTGATCTATGCTCAGGTCAATACCCTGACCGCCAGGATAGATTCCATTCTGATCAAGACGGAATTGAACCAAGCCTCGGTTCGGTTGATTCGAGCCTTGGGAGGAGGCTGGAAATACGATCAATTACCCGCGGACGATCAGATCCAACCATTCTCCATCTTCGATGCAAAAGGTTCTAAAAAGCCCGATCCTGCGGGAGGAATCGACGTAAAGACGGAAAACAATAATAAAGAGGACAAGAATTTGATCGCACCAAGCCTGAAAAAATGA
- a CDS encoding phospholipase: MLKYNSVLICILSLSLFAGPVDAWWNHFLFSKPALEALPELSSSPKVKVESLEDFLLKEKEGLIPLLEKFENDAKLELAKAAPQPEILRFRGGDAKTIRANFLKAIRVNPRTPLGYFLQNLPGSPPPGKKSHPNTFSIYGESDPELNKDYEYYDIRIGDSVSAVDVLATATDEPDFGLDLNLFVDNGESIGREYGFGEQSFGDPKVYYSTQVPFHIGYYHESPIIFSAASFLVRTYPKYRIQQFSELSRFAFRTGHPYWGYRFLGWGAHYIADLSQPYHSRVLPNYGTLAMLWINIKAILGFETAKNQAIDRISSRHQTIEKFHFRNLRDAYKNADLTHPFLVSLKQTDQDTSYGTFDQNYIVNVLTKESYDLSDQLDSLIEDSNLVEVRPTEQSSSPEIEKALVELNSLLAREMRGTGSHLRNYVKAVLK; the protein is encoded by the coding sequence GTGCTTAAATACAATTCCGTTCTGATCTGTATCCTCTCCCTGAGTCTTTTTGCCGGGCCGGTAGACGCCTGGTGGAATCATTTCCTTTTTAGCAAACCGGCCCTCGAAGCCTTGCCGGAACTTTCATCCTCTCCGAAAGTAAAGGTGGAATCTCTGGAAGATTTTCTTCTCAAAGAAAAGGAAGGCCTGATTCCTTTGCTGGAAAAGTTTGAAAACGATGCCAAACTAGAATTGGCGAAAGCGGCCCCCCAGCCGGAAATTCTCCGCTTTCGAGGTGGAGATGCGAAAACCATCCGCGCTAATTTTCTAAAAGCCATACGAGTGAATCCCAGAACGCCTCTGGGCTATTTTCTGCAAAATTTACCCGGCTCTCCCCCTCCCGGAAAAAAATCCCACCCGAATACGTTCAGCATATACGGAGAATCGGATCCGGAACTCAATAAAGACTATGAATATTATGATATTCGAATAGGAGATTCTGTATCCGCCGTGGACGTTCTTGCCACGGCAACGGACGAACCCGACTTCGGCCTCGACCTAAACCTTTTCGTCGATAACGGAGAGTCGATCGGCCGGGAATATGGCTTCGGCGAACAATCCTTCGGAGACCCGAAAGTGTATTATAGCACCCAAGTCCCCTTCCATATAGGCTATTACCATGAATCGCCGATCATCTTTTCGGCGGCGAGCTTTCTCGTCCGCACCTATCCTAAATACAGGATCCAACAATTTAGCGAGCTCTCCCGTTTCGCTTTCCGGACGGGACATCCCTATTGGGGATACCGTTTTCTCGGTTGGGGCGCGCATTATATCGCCGATCTGAGCCAACCGTACCATTCCAGAGTTCTTCCCAATTACGGAACTCTGGCGATGCTTTGGATCAATATTAAGGCGATCTTAGGATTCGAAACGGCAAAGAACCAGGCTATCGATCGAATTTCCAGTCGCCACCAAACAATCGAGAAGTTCCACTTCCGAAACCTACGAGACGCGTATAAAAACGCGGACCTAACCCATCCGTTCTTGGTAAGCCTAAAGCAAACGGATCAGGATACGAGCTACGGAACCTTCGATCAAAATTATATCGTGAACGTTTTGACCAAGGAAAGCTACGATCTTTCCGATCAGCTGGACAGTTTGATCGAAGATTCGAATTTAGTGGAGGTTCGTCCGACGGAACAATCGTCTTCTCCGGAAATAGAGAAAGCGTTGGTAGAATTGAATTCGCTTCTCGCTAGAGAAATGCGAGGAACCGGTTCCCATCTTCGAAATTACGTGAAGGCAGTATTGAAGTAA
- a CDS encoding MBL fold metallo-hydrolase, producing the protein MIRMALPVRKSVRILAMIVFFYSSFLSCEFSGVREERMRLSPNYKDGAFRNRDGSKTMAEEGSLVGIVYDYLISRQFVKEPKGPIPTIQTNLKDLPIGEDLFVWFGHSSLLIQLNGIRFLVDPVFSGYASPVWFSNRSFPGTDVFSESDFPEIDYLIITHDHYDHLDLNTISKFREKVREVIVPLGLGEYFEDLGYKQESILEKDWFEQIQARNGDRITLVPAKHSSGRSLIQNRTLWTSYIIQSKSVRIFISGDGGYGEHFADIGRKYGPFTIAFLENGQYRKIWRNVHSFPEEVIQTGKDLNAEYLVPVHSCKFTMALHDWDEPLKLVTRFGEERNVNVIAPMIGESVSLVKPSTKYPKWWERVK; encoded by the coding sequence ATGATAAGGATGGCTTTACCCGTTAGGAAATCGGTTCGTATTCTTGCGATGATTGTTTTCTTCTACTCCTCCTTTCTTTCCTGCGAATTTTCCGGTGTTCGGGAGGAGAGGATGAGGCTTTCTCCTAATTACAAGGATGGGGCATTTCGAAACCGAGACGGTTCAAAAACGATGGCAGAAGAGGGGAGCTTGGTCGGTATCGTTTATGATTATCTAATTAGTCGACAATTCGTAAAGGAACCGAAGGGGCCCATCCCGACCATTCAGACGAATCTAAAGGATCTTCCTATCGGGGAGGATCTTTTCGTTTGGTTCGGTCATTCTTCTCTCTTGATCCAACTGAATGGGATTCGATTTTTGGTGGATCCCGTTTTTAGCGGATATGCATCGCCTGTCTGGTTCAGTAACAGATCCTTTCCGGGGACCGATGTTTTTTCCGAATCCGATTTTCCGGAGATCGACTATCTTATTATCACCCACGATCATTACGATCATTTGGATCTGAATACGATTTCCAAGTTCAGGGAAAAGGTTCGGGAAGTGATCGTCCCTCTCGGTCTCGGCGAATATTTTGAAGATCTCGGATACAAGCAGGAATCTATCCTAGAAAAAGACTGGTTCGAGCAAATACAAGCCAGGAACGGAGATCGTATCACCCTTGTTCCTGCAAAACATTCTTCGGGTAGAAGCCTGATTCAAAACCGAACTCTTTGGACTTCCTATATCATCCAATCCAAATCCGTTCGGATCTTTATTAGCGGGGATGGGGGATATGGGGAGCACTTCGCGGATATTGGACGAAAATACGGCCCGTTTACGATCGCATTTTTAGAAAACGGTCAGTACCGCAAAATTTGGAGAAACGTTCATTCTTTCCCCGAGGAAGTCATACAAACAGGCAAGGACTTGAACGCGGAGTATTTGGTTCCGGTCCATTCCTGCAAATTTACGATGGCCTTGCATGATTGGGACGAGCCTTTGAAATTAGTGACTCGTTTCGGAGAAGAGAGGAACGTAAATGTAATAGCTCCTATGATCGGGGAGTCCGTTTCTCTTGTGAAACCTTCTACTAAATACCCGAAATGGTGGGAAAGAGTAAAATAA